The following is a genomic window from Malus sylvestris chromosome 12, drMalSylv7.2, whole genome shotgun sequence.
AAATGGTTACATGAAATGAAGTAATTACataacagaaagaaaagaaaaaaaataaataaataaagcaagCATACCTTGCTCTTCGATTCTGAAACCACACTTCCACTTGGCGTGGACGAAGATTCAACTGTTTAGCCAAAGCAAGTTTTTGCTTCTGCATACATCAAAAAATTGACCAACAAGcaatcaataaaaattaaaaatttgggattttatttACTCTAAAAGTACTAACAAAAAAGAAACTTGTACTTcaatattcctttttttttgttatgtttgTTGACTCACAGGATTGAGAGTGCTATGCTCTTTGAAGCTCTCTTCAAGAAAAGCCGATTGATCTTTAGAGAGCCTGAGTTTCTTCCGAGTTGACCCGTTCTCCTCGTCATCACTCGCTCTTGAACTCGCTCTGTCGGCGTCAACATCCAAATCTCTCTTGCTCGATCTTCCTCCATTTCTCATTCCAAAATCCATCTGAAAAGATGAAACCGTGCTGTTCGGAGATGACAGAGGAGCCGCCGCATCTTCGGCCTCCTCAGCCGAGGCCAACACTCCCGGCATCCGGTTCACATCCAAACCTATTCCCGGTCCATCTGATGAACCGGCCGGTTCAGACACAGCCACTGTAACAAAATTAACCCAATATGAGAAAATGATCACATAATCCAACATGTTGTAAAAAGTTGGGTCGTGCTCGGATTCTAAGAAAATTAACCAGacgaaaacaaaatttaaaattttggcgAAGTGggttttaattggaaaatacAGCTTAAAGCTTTTCTTTTCACCTTCTAATGAAGTTTGGGTGTTTAGGAAATCAACCCAATAAAAAAATACGAAATTCTACCAAGTGGATTTTAATAGAAAGtacaaaatttagaattttcctttgagtttgttgagtttctcagcaaccaaacacaaaaCAACATAGGAAAATTATTTGAACATCCCATTTTCTTTCCATGCAAATTTATTTGTGGCCTTTAGATCGAGTAAATCAAACAAGAATCAAAAGACAAAAATAGACAGATGTGTATGGGAGAAAAAAGAACGTTTTAGAAATCATTTTCCAGAAaacatataacaaaataataaaatctcatGGTGAAACGGATCTTACGATTATCAGTAAGCCATGGGAAGCGAAGCTGAGAAGAAACGTGGCTACGAGGAACTGGAGCAGAAGGCAAAAGATTAAGCTGAAGAGGTGGATCTGATGAAATCctacttcttcttctctcctccTGATCATAAACTTCATAGGTGCTCTTTCTGCTACTCTCATCCGATCTTGCAGCACCGAAAGCCGCAGTCCCCAAGCCCATGCAAAACCCTATATCCATGGTACCGCCCATCTTTTGAGTTTTGTCGAGAAAGAGAAACGGCTTTGAAGCATCCCCTAAGCTCAGAGCTAGCTCCATTTTTAGTTGTGGCTGAATAATATTTGGTGGAAAGGGAAGCGATGAGAGGGGGTATAAAAAGAAGCCAAGGGTAAAACACTAGCGGTAGTCTTCCAATCTAAAATCTTCTGTTTTTATTGTGTAAACTGTAAACacagggggagagagagagagagagagagagagaggagggcgtgtttctctctctaaaatactcttttattcttttttatttgttttctggtTTGAGAAAAAGAGTAGGATTGACCGACAAATCCAGGTTGACAAACGCACGTGAATCTATTAAATTATACAACGGTTCATACACGAGAGTAGAGAAATGAGAGGGGTCGGACGAAAACAAAGCACAAACACAATATATATTCGGTATGGTCAAAATATATTTGCGCATACATGTACTATTTGTATGAAATGTTCTTCCAATTCTAACTGCAATTTTCTTGTTAGTTTGCTTGAATCACActaaaaaaattgtttagatAATTGTCATCGTCAGTCTAAAATAATTCTCTAACGTTACTCTTAACAAAAAAGatataagaaaaataagtaTATATATCATGATTGTTTCGTAAAACTAACAACAtgtttcattctttgttttgagATCTAGTGGCATTCTTTATTTTATATACACTGTGAAATAAGGAAATCAGGTAGTCGTGAAATTCTAATTTTGTAACTGGTATGAGATTCAATTCAAAAGATcaacattttattaaaaaagaTCAATTGGACGTAATTCAGTATTAAAAGGAAGAATTCACCATTATAATTTTACAGAGTGTTGAACAAGTAAACATTTTCTAATTTGCTAGTGGTCTCCAACAAAACCAATTGTGATATAAATAACTATCAATTTAGTGTGGGAGAAAAATGTGTCAAGCAAGACTTAAAATTAGATCAGATAAGAAGTTTGACTTTACTGATGGAAATAATAGGAATACGATACAATACTTAACATTGAtatacttttttcttttggtcaaGATATGTAACCTATatatgtgtgtctgtgtgtgtgtgtgtattatattatatatatttagtagAAGGCAACATATTGTTTTATCcatcaaaataaattattggcAGGATATATGTTGATTGCAAACAGatttgtttatttatgtgaTTACTGTCTCCCACAGACAACATTATTGTTTTCTTACCAAACAAAGGGAGACATTTTTTATTGTGAATGAAATACCAGTGGTACaacacgtgtttttatataagtggtagaaaatttcaatatttaagtttttaagtttttaacacacatatcttatCATTTATAAAATGATATGTGGTGTACTACTTTATGTTtcaatcacaataaaaaatctcTTCAAACAAAGGCCACGATTATCATGACATTAATCTATGAAAAGCAATTATTTAAACATAATAAAATTCGACGGCTCGGATGGTGGGCTAGAAATATCTGTCAATTAAACATAATAAAATTCGAGGACAAGTCACATAAGGTCTTATTTTGCGTTTTACAATATGGGCATGTTTGTTTAGCTTCACTAAACatcactggactggactagactaaaaGCTAGTGTAGTCCAGTGTTTGTTTGCAAGAGGGACTAA
Proteins encoded in this region:
- the LOC126594205 gene encoding homeobox-leucine zipper protein HOX11-like; the protein is MELALSLGDASKPFLFLDKTQKMGGTMDIGFCMGLGTAAFGAARSDESSRKSTYEVYDQEERRRSRISSDPPLQLNLLPSAPVPRSHVSSQLRFPWLTDNLAVSEPAGSSDGPGIGLDVNRMPGVLASAEEAEDAAAPLSSPNSTVSSFQMDFGMRNGGRSSKRDLDVDADRASSRASDDEENGSTRKKLRLSKDQSAFLEESFKEHSTLNPKQKLALAKQLNLRPRQVEVWFQNRRARTKLKQTEVDCEYLKRCCETLTEENRRLQKELQDLRALKTSQPFYMQLPATTLTMCPSCERVVTTASANTSTTTTTTNNNHHHHIKSAMNNNKPRLNPFTAA